The genomic interval AATAGGGTCGCGTATTATGGTAATTCGGCTTCTTCTATAAAATAATAGTCCagttttagaaaaattaatccaatTTCGGGTGAACACATGGTTGAACGTTCGAAGGATATTAACATTGGATGATACTGCAGTGTCCGAGAGATCGGCTTACCTGCTCCAGATGTAAAAAAGTATCGCGATGCCGATTACCAATATTGGTAAGATAATCAACCAGATGAGATTAGATCCTGCTTCAGATTCCTCGCCATCGATCAGAtggatttttcgcgatttatTGTAGTAAACGGATTCATCTATAATTTTAACTACGATCGTGTAGGACTCGCCGTAGTGTAAATCACACTTCGAACCCACGTTTTCAATGGTTTTGCTCCCACCAATTGTCAGCTGTTTATCGGTGATATTTCCGGCCTAAAAGAAAACCAGGATGAGTTTTCACCAGGCTAATTAAATAGACGAAACCAcgtagaagaaaagaaaaaatcagaagaaacgTCTGACTTACACTATAACTGGCGGCGATTAAGTTCATTACACTCGTCTGGTTgccattcgaattttttggcgaATGAGCGTCGCACGTTATTGGGCCGTTGACCATCACCTCAAGCTTTGTACTTTTAGTTATGTTCACTATTTCTGGAATCTCAACATTAATCAGTGTTCCATTGTGGCtgacttgtaattcttttcCATCTGCAAAAGCAATGGCTGTTCGTGTCcaaaacgatttttcaaccTCCTCGCTTCGAACGTTTTGATCAGTGGAGAACAGGGAAATCTTGTATTCACTAGATGGCAAAAGGTGTAGTTCGTACTTTCGGTCCTGTCTCTTTAATAATTTTGCTCCAAATATATCATTTGAACTTGGAAGTTTCAAAAGCTTTGTTCCGcttaattgataaataatttcaaatcctTTGATCTTTTTTATACTAATCTTTGGAAGCTCCCACTGCAAGTTTACGATTCCAGAAATCGAAGGTGTAACTAGAATATCTTCCGGTTGAGCAGGTTCTAAAAACATGAAAAGTTCAACGATAATTCGATAATATTTGCCATTGAATCGTCAAactatttttctcttacaaAATCAACGATACTAGACGATCCCGATAATCAAAATCTACTTTGTCACTTCACTCAAAATCATTTTACAAATATTGCTCATGATAGACGTTATTCACCTACTTGCATTCCGAAAGTTAATCGTTTTCAGCGAGATGGGCTGTGTACATCCTAATTTTTCCACATCCTCATTTTTTGCGCAAACCTTGAActgaaatacgaaaaaaatagaaaaactaataaaatagATAACTTTCATCATTCCATGCGAAAAGTTATTATCGGTATATACATGTGCAAATTAACTTTCTCAACAGCAATATCCGTACCAGGGAATTATTGAAGAGAATTTTTATGTCTTCGGCGCACACGAAATTTTCCCTCAGTTGACACATGATACTTTTGTCCGAAACGGATCCATTCCACACCGCCATACTCTGTGAGTTCAGATATTTTACCTgatataattcaattttgcCATTCGTGGGCATAGGTGGTAACCACCTCAGGGAAATGGTAAATGATTCCGGATCAACATCGAAAATTGTCACATCTGTCACCGGCGGTGGAGCTGAAATGACACATGATATCGAAAATCTGagcacttttgaaaaaaatttctagtcaTTGTTGAAGCTTTGTTACATTTTTCTCCCATTACCTGTTGCCGGTGTCATCCAAGTTAGACTTTGATACATACGTGGATTCCGTGCAGAAGTCGGACTCCTCAAAGCATAAAGACGAACAGTGTGATTCGTGAAAGCAGTCAGATTTATAGCTTGCAAATTCAACGTGGAATGTTCTGTTTGGATAGCGTACACTCGTTTCATGGAATCGCTGCTGTAAAAAAACAGGACAGCAGCCCTTAACGGTCCTGATATTGTCGTGCAATCCTCAGGTGGACTCCAGGTCAATTTGGTAAAATTAATCATGAAACGGAAATTGCTAAATTTTGCAGTTGGAATATCTGGAAATGATAGAGTAGGGGTATAGATTCCTCGTTCTAGGAACCTTTTTCCATGTAGAGATACCGACCCGTCGGATGTGTCTCAAATTCATCCAAGTAAGGTTCGCCAGGTTTCGATGTATACGTAATTACGGTAACGTTATATCTCACGTAAGGATGCAACTTCTCGAACGTTACACTCGATTTTTGAACCGATTTGCGAATCACTACGTCTTTCAAAGGCGtgtcttttttcacttcttcacAAGCCAGCAGAGTGACCATCTAAACACGTGGCAATGATATCAGACGATgcattttttacttcataaGTTAAGAGTTTCGTTAGCAGCTCGTATCACTTGCAATACCTTTATCGAAACTTCGTAGCCTCTCAGTATTCCGTTCATCTTTATCGGAGGTTCCCATTCAAGTTTTACCGTCGTATCGGTTGGCGTGAATCTGAATCGTGTAATGCTATCAGGAGCTGTAACGAGAtgaaggaataaaatgaaCTAACATTGTATACATAGCCAGGTAGTCACATTAATTTGATATTCTGCTTTCAATTCTCACCTGCTTCGAGCGTGCAGACTATGACTTCGAACAACTTGTTCCCCAGATCTTGGATGTCTGCTATCGAAACCTTGTACTTCGAGAATGGATCTAACCGTGGGTGAGTTAAGTTTACTGGGAAATTACCTAAAACCAATTGATGCCCCAAGTTTGTTCCTACTTTACTTATGCTTATTTCATATAGAGCGTCAATTCGATCATTAcactgaaaaatataaatcatcaATTACAACCATAAAACTGGTTAGGTACTTCAAAGATTAATGATTTAATTATCTCACTTCGGTAATTCGGCGTTTGTAAACGGTTAAATATGTGTCACCGGGCTCTATTTTGAAAAGATGGGTTCCTGAATATGAcaaagataaataaactttgacGTACAACTGACCAcacataaatttttctcaatgttCAACAGTTTTCACGACTCTTTGTATCTCACCTCTACAGGTTGTCCAGAAAGGAATCGTGTTGGTAAAAATTcttatttgattattattttgcgaTGCGTAACAGATTCCATTGACCCAGATCCTGTGTTTTTTGTTCGGATATAAATGCGGAATGAATGCAGTATAATAATTTGAGGAATTGTTCGTCAGGGGACCGTGTTCCTCGATATTCTGGCGAGTGCTTTCTGGTCCctagaaattaaaatatatttatcgatctattcatcaaattcattcatccggtaaagcgattCATTGATTGATCTCGAATGAGATTACCACAGAGTAGCACAAATGCGGTAATAGATTTATCGGAGAATATGATGTTTGCCATGAGTTAGGATCATCTTTTGACTGTAGCTGCAAATGGACATTTATCCGGCAGTTCCGGTATAATTCAAGATTCGCATATTGAAACACCATGACTGCAGTATCATTTACGTACGTGACCTCCGGTGTTTCGAAAAAAGCTGATCCTGAAATAGACAACAATAATCCAGGTTATCCAAGTTATAATTTGAACTGTCAAACGAGAATTTTCAATGTATTCAATATCAAACCACCTGATGAATTCAGGAATACCGGCACCCCCCGTTCTTTTCGTACATCACAGGATCCAGTTATCCTGTCGCAGGATTTTTCATTACAAACTCCGCATGTACTCGCGTAATTGTGCCCATGGAATCCGATGTCATATTctgtacataaaattttcaaccacgCCGATCGCATAATTAGGTAAATTTGAACGATATATTCACTTACCGTCGTTACAATTTATTCCTGTGAATCCGCGATCGCACGTGCAACCGGTGGGATTACACAGCCACCAGCCCTTGCCGAGAAACGGACACGAGGACCCGCACAattctttttgttccttcAAATATTCTGGCAATCCTGAGGaacatgaaaattattttattcgttcatacCCAAGGCACAGATAATGTGAATCGAGATTGCTATCGATTGCAGATCTGGAATCTCACAATTAGCTGGAATTATTCGAACTTACTGCTAGTGTCCTGATAGATTGACTCGTAGTTCGTACGAACTACCGTGTgtctgaataaattttgacaaGATAACTTATTCCAGTTCAGCGCGGCGTCCCCCTTTTCCACTTGCTTGATCGTCAGAGTCGATGATCTTGTGGTAATTGGTTCTGTGAACGAAAATCGCGCTTGCTGTTGCGGGTCGATTATCTTCAGCCGATTTTCAACGATGTTACAACTCACCATCTGATTTACACAATCTCAATCTATCGATTGCCCACTGGCCTTTGTCGGCTTTGTCACCATCCAGTTCTGTGACAAGTTCTAATTTCACACGATTCACATCTATATTTCCCAATGTTACATCCAGTCTTTCTGTTCGCCAATCTAGTAGTCCATCAGAAGTAGAATTTTCGTCACCATGAATCCTCCCCACGTGAtgtgattttttcgaatcagtATTCACCAATCTGACAATCAGACCACAGTGAACGCAAAGACCGACGAACAATTTAACGCAAAATTTATTACTCctgtgaacaaattttttggtTGATATCAACGCGTTGTTTTCCGTTGTACGGATGTAGTCATCTGCAaaatggagtgaaaaaaatatcaatcttcttcttaatttatttcaactaATTTCTCGATTTCCGTATCTGCACTTacagaaatgaaaacgaattcgCGAGCCGAGCGTACTTCTGAACGATACGTGATTAACGTAATACCATTCGGGAACAATTACTCGTAGAAATGGTTCGTTGTTGTCagtacttttgaaaatttctatcctTTTTTCAGTAGCGTTCCAATTAATTCTGAAGGTCCGCCATTCGTCTGGACTGACGATATCGCGGGAATCCTGTACGGACAAATTGACGATCAATTCAATGGAAAGATGATCAATTCGAATAGGGTTCTCGCGATTATGTAATACCTTGTCGCCAGACTTTATATCTTTACAATTTCCACGTGAGACAGGTCGGTGCCACGGATTTGCTCCTTTCGGACAACTTCGAATAGCAGACTTCAAGTTTTTCCAACCACCGATTATCGTCCAAAAACAAGGACCTTTCTCAGGGTCCACATTTTCGCagataaatacatgtatatcctcAAGCGCACGCACAGAGAACGCGATCTCGCCAAAGGATCCCTTCACTTCGCCCGACGAGATGTATTGTTGAGCATCTATGGTATTATTGATGACGAATTCGTAGAAACCTAAAAGAGATCGCAGTCATCGCAGTAACGCCTATCGACTTAAAGAATGATTGCCTATGTTACCTACTTTCCCATCTATAATCGAGAACAGGCAGCATTGGGTGTTCTTTGGAATTAACAGTTTTCCAATGTGGCgtttctttccatttcaaaGAACAGTCAACCGAGTTTTGAATTTCACACACGGAGTGATGATTAAATTTCGTCGAGATGAAATCTGTAGAAGcatattcataaaaatatatatacatatgttcaacaattatttgaccatgtttttttaaataatccaAATGTCGgattatttgtaattattcGCTCAATTTCCTTCAAAACATTTTATCACACATAAACCTCCATCATATCATTTACAGTAATTTACAGTAATTACCGGTAGTTTGTgatacgttgaatttttttcccacttcaTGATTCCAAACGAGTGCAGCGTCGAGATCGTCGGATATGcaagtgatttttctttccaccggATATTCGGTATTCTCCTCGTTTGTCAAACGACGAATTACGATCAGCTCTCCGTCACTTtttttcgcgagaaaaaaacatataaCCGCTACGGCCGTGAACCGGCAAGAATTATTATACGATTTCATGTTTATCCGATTTATCTTCAACATCTTTATGCCattgtttttcaacttatcggcaatttcacgattttcttgTCTCAGGAGTAACGGTCTCGACTGACAAGGACAAAGTTAACTAATTAATATCCAGAACAAATTTCGTCGATTGTTACGACGTGACTAAATACTGAAGAACAAAGCTCGCGATTTTATAATGTCCCAACGGTACGATATCTCGATATAACCACTCCCATGGGATTTATAAAAAGACATCGGTTTTTTGCTTTCCTTTCAGAGTTCTCATACATCCTACCACCAGAATCCTGTGAGTCACTGCTGGACAGGACACCGCAAATTTGGCGAAAATTGATAAGGAAGTATCGCGTTATTTTTCCTTAAGAAAAttgtgtattttataatataattgaatatacATTTTTGTACGCATATTCAATTTCttaatattaaatattcaaatataccGTTATCAATGCTTATTactaatataaataataattaatcaaattctCCTAATTTTAGTACTAAATTGCATGCGTACacagttcaatatatctacggTACAATAGTTACGTCGTTAGAATAGAGATTCAATGTAACATGTGAActttgatacatttttttggtatcgtctttttcgtgttttttttttttattaaataatcGACAGTTCAGTTTTACACTTAATTCAAGAAATTCGGTAACGGATTATTCTCATCGCCAGCGATTTTCTGACCCGattgtgagataaaaaaaaaaaaagtggatatAGGTATTCGGTGTTTCGTATTCCCTATCAGCGACACCCGCGTTTTTATATATTCACCAATAAAAAGCCGGAACCACGGTCGAGGTGAGAAAGTGGAGATATTTTACGGGTAATCGATTGGGGGATCGCTGCAGATATTCtatatacatgaaataaattcacggggaaatttttataactgTCTATATATTTTGCGCACACTCACATGCCCCCACCAGTATAGAGCGTATACGGCCCCGCTACTGTACGGAAAAAAGTAgtctgcagaaaaaaaaatttccgcaccGAAGTGAATTCTCTAAACCGGTCAAAACCAGAACAGTGTATCACTTTTCGAGCTTGATTTTCTCGTTAAAGAGTGAACCGAAGTTGACTTTTAGAGTGAAACAAATCACAGTAACTTATAGCTTCAATAGATACGAGGACCTCAAATTTGGGAgaggacttttttttaatttcttggGAGGCGAGTTTTCAATAGAGAGCGTGACCGAGTTTCGGCAACCCAAGACCGAAATATGACGATCACAAATCGAACGAAAGTTTGGAAACTGGTCCATGTAACCGCCTAAACCAGCAGCTGCCCACCCGAATTTTCACGGAACCCGATCAACGATGTATCGCGATATCGTAGTAATATCCACTTtggggaaatgaaaatatatcgaaaCGTAGGAATATAAAAGGAACGGTGGGGTGACGAAGGCTTTGGACGCAGCGATAGCGTAAGCCGATCCTTACTTATACGTTATCCTTTCGTATAACGTCATATCGATTTCAAGTGGCGAAAGTATAAGCGTCAGAGACACTTCTCGATTTCGCCATATGTGTTCCGATCATAAATAATTGTCTCTCGACGATCTCGCGTTATTATTGTGCTAATTGGTCGCGGCCTAATTAGTTGTCGATATATCGTAAACGTAAGTGAATTTTGAATAGGATTTCCCGTTTCGTGAGAATTACGCAGTCACATCGATGACGTATTTACACCAGAGTTGATAAATAGGGATTATGATACACGCAGTAGATACGAACGAGGAATTTAATCTGGACGCTCGAACGGACCACAGGGGTTCATTATCGTTCGGACAACGATCGGGATGACATCGTAACTGTGGATTCGTTACAATTTGAAGAAAGATCAGCAGCCCGCCGAGgttaaaaattccaaaaaccGTGAAATCGATTTTCCAAAAGGTACCAAATAAAATCCCACTAATGCATGGTGGGTAAACATGAGAACCCCTGCATCCTGATAACACAGCTCTCCATTAAacgctatttatttttttcaacaggtgTTACAATCGGTTCCCATTTTTCCTATCCACTACGACTATGGTAATTTCACCAATTGTGAACGGTCCAATTCCAATTGCAGCTGAAGGTGAGAGTACGCGATGAAAcaaaatcttcaaaaatttcccgtAGTACTCGGCGGGGGTCTGtctattagaaaaaaaattatcaagttTTTCGCGAACGATGCGGCAAATCCAGAAAATACTTCGTGTAAACGAGTTTTTGGTTTCGAAGATCATCCTGTCACGCCGTtatgggtgaaatttttccacataAAACTGATGCAGATTCATTCGCGAAGAGAattagtgaaatttttcgaatccttCCGACGGTAAGTGTGCTTCGATTTGGTGGCGATTCAAAAGGCGCCATAAGTTCCAAGGACTCGGTGTAAGCGGGCGGGTTCGTTCGGACGGCAAGGGGTAGTTTGTATGCAGGGTCGCATGAGGCCTAGCTGATTACAACAGCTTCCCCGTGAATTTCACAAGTTTGGGGTTGTCTCCGACCAACCTAGGTTTCTTAAAGCGAGCGTTTCgccacatatacatattattacagAGGGAAATTTAGCAGAATCGATTCCACGGCTTCTCGCACTCGTCATGATTCTCACTTCTCGTTGAGAATTTCGTAACACATTTAGTAGTAAAAACGAACCGAAAGTTCaccctgaaaatatttcagtatAGATCCACTGATCGAAGACTTTAATATgtgtttgaaaagaaaaaaatttgctctTCAGATCACATGCGAAAGGGGAAAGTACGTCTACTTTAAATtccctgatttattttttcatcgatcgacaTCTTTTAGATGATATAAgtgttattcaaattcctaacGTCGGATTACCGTTACTCATTGTTTGGACAAGCAATGAGGAATTTGTAagctccttttcttctcttcgcataatttttcaaacttcttcAGCGCGACGTCGCAATAAGATCACGGAAGTTTTCCCCGTCGCGTCTGTCCGACTCGCTTGTAGAATCCAgctggaataataattatctcgCAAACCCTCGCTCACGGTTCAAACCTCCTACGAATTTTGTAAggttatttttaaaaagtggGCCATACCCTCCGCGGACGTTGGTTAATTACTCTCAATGCAAATTGACTTTGGTTTAACGGTGCTTGACTAAAGGTACTTTATACACAATCGTTATACAGCCTCAGCTGTTGCTTCTGTACACAAAGTTTACAAACATTCCtaatttatttgataaataacaacaacggcAATAATCTTCTACTTATTACAGAATTCGATtgctcgcttttttttttttttttataacgattgaaaaattcaacgagatCAATTTACCTATTCTACAATGATTCGAGCGATAATTTAAAGATCGATATATAaccggtaataataattatttttatagcaGTAATAACATtcacaaataattataattagacTTTTCTCTTCAGCATAAAACAATgacataattatattatttgggTCGCGTCTTTTCCACTAATCTTTTGCAAATATTTCTCTAAGTCGTGGGTAGTTATTCGTCAAAGACACTTCACCCGTGCCGAGGATTTAATGCTTAGGTTAATTTGTTCGAaggttcaaaaattgaaattcagtcCCAAGTGTAAACCAGAGGTTTATGAATTAATTTCGAATGTGTACTCGCGGAATACCGCGGATTAAATACGAGGAGAGTTGGTCAGCTCGAAAGCTTTGCGGATATGATAATACAACGTATAGATCGCAATTCTGTTTTGAATGAAATGTCGCTCGACCCTTATCAAAAGCACCTCCAACTAATTTCGTCGAGaagatgatttttcaaaattttggaaaaaaagtagaaaaaaaagttatcggcATCGCTTGAAAATCTGCACAGGGTAAATTCAGCCTCACAAGTCTCTAATTTTCGTTGAGGAAGTcctttataattttttgatacgtTCGTTTACTATATCCGCTCCCCCAACGTACGGTAGACAGTTCGGGTTTGCGTTATCGGTCATAAGACTCGTAAGACacattaaaaaagaaatcagtcTAGCGAAACTGAATTTGTCGAGGAAGGTGGGAAAGAAAATTGCGAACCACGTTGGCGGACGCGAAAACGCTGGCGGGCGGTCCAAAGATTATGTAAATATAATGAAGACCCTGGGCGCCATAGCCTTTCTGATTTAATATAGGTAATATCTTCTAGCACTCGGAGCTTCAGGAAGTTGTCGGTATATTACGAGCTACTCGATTAACTTGTTCGTTTTGATGGAGATTAAAGCGCGTCCAAATCTGCGGACAGTTGCTATTAGGATATTATGCTATTATTAAACGCCTCTTGCCGCTAATGTAATGGATTCAATTTCACTTCTGATATACCCAATcgtaagtaaaaataaaaaagaacaactACTTGATTctcatcaataattttttagaaCTGTAGGTAAAATATTAAAGaactatttttcaaacgatttcaaaatcgtgaaaatcaCATTTCGTTTCTGTCAGTTGAATTATTCTCTCGAATTCAACTTGGCgagatgatatttttatttttttttaggatgGATCAATTGCTACTAGTGTGAATTTCCCTCGGCACGGCCGCTTGGGCAGTAGGAGacgaatatcaaaaaattcttctgacttacggtgagaaaataaaactccGAGTGTCGATATCAGGTCATAACATATGCAATGAATATTTTCGGAACCGCTAAAATAACCTACACAAATTGAGGAGATAAATTTAAAGCTGTAGTTACTATTACTGGTTTTccgtaattttaattaaatgaaaacaTTTCCCCTTTAttcaaaatatgtacgtacgtaaacatGCCCGAAAATAACCCGAACAAACGTACTCTGAATCTATCCTGATGGTCTCGCTAAACTTTCGACAATTGTCGCGTTTATAAGCTAACTCGATTTTTGTCTAGCCTAGCCACAGTGATTTTTCACTTGGCAATAAATGTTACGACTGTTAATTGttataatttagaaaaaaaaaaggtaggcCAGGTACGCcgcaaaaagaacaaaaagaaaattaaagataCTAGCTGATATATAAATTAGGATAACGTTACTGTATATCCATACACCTATAccaatttacaaaaaaaaaaaaaaaaagaagaaaagtcgAGACGTCGaatcaatatttattttacgtgCTGCCGGGACAATGGGTCAATTGATGTGGACACAATCGGGAGCGGTAAATGAAACTATggctgaaaaaaacgaaattagcCGACCGACCCTCGTACAGGTAGAACACGAACATGTAATCGATGTTCGTATAAAGTCTGGTTTCGATTTCTTCTGTAAttgtttgttggttttttttttttacatctataAAAAACTTTAGACAAACTGTCCCAGTCCTTGtagatataatacgtgtaagATCTGCATATGAATATTTAAAGTGATCTTATGAATATTTGGATACCTTCAATTTTCACCACGATCAATTCGAGGGATAGAATGAGAGCGGAGAGGgtgttttttaaaattttcgagAAGAATTCCAAAATGGCGGTCACAATTAGTTCTAATTGGTTGGGTATATATGTTCAAGGTACACCCTAAATATTTCGGTTCGCAGGGGTAGGAAAAAGGTTAAACATTGTCGAAGAGCTTGAGCAGCGGAAGCCGCCCGTTACGCTTAgctgagataaaaaataaaaggaaaaagagagagagagagagagagagagagagagagagagagagagagagagagagagagagaaaaagaaaaatgcgaaTCCCCGCGAAGATATAATGAATTTGCCCAATTTTCTCCGGAACCCCCAATTGACCTAATAATTCTGCCTTGTACGAACTATCGCGCCTCGCTGTTGTAgtacgaataaaatttggtCGTTTTCTCAGCCAATTTTAGCTGGATATACTGTTATATGCCCAAATTCACCATGTAATCATGGTAACTATACGAGATATTAACAGGCGTACCAGAAATATCGTTTCCGCGTCGCGATCAAAATgtctcgtataattttttcaccaccgaGCGAGAATATCCtcgcgaggttttttttttttttttttttctctactttttcttccatGGGTCGGGGAATTTTTGCCATACAAACGAatctacatacatgtatgcatatacgtaATTACGATTACTTGGAATCTGAGATTTAGAAACGTCAAGTTTTGTATGATAAAAGCAATTGGATTAGGGGTGGTTCACAGTATGCTGCACAcagaaaaatttgcataattgCATTTGCTAGCCAACAAACGTAGGGTTACgccgttatacctatacggggTAAAATCGACCGTTATATGCGAACGGACCCGACCAAAACTCTCTTCTCTTGGTTAAAACTCACCGAGCCTTTTAAAAACTTGTTTAcataaaagtaaaaaggacTTTTCGCAAGGAACTCGGCGAGCGCGATCTAAGGCTTTATTCGTCCCTCGTTCGTTCTTCGTATTAACCTACAGAGTCCACACCGGCTCGTTTCACCTGAGCAAAGTACCTCGCGAATGTACGACGCGTTCGTGATTTACTTTTTAcaattatacttatatacgcACACCTGACGACCGGGCTATCGGTTGCTGATTTATAAGAACGAAATTCTTATCTTCATGactttgagaaaaaagctcTCTTGCAGCTGCACGGACATAGCTTAACTCCGCATTCACCTCATTAG from Athalia rosae chromosome 6, iyAthRosa1.1, whole genome shotgun sequence carries:
- the LOC125501358 gene encoding uncharacterized protein LOC125501358, with translation MVFQYANLELYRNCRINVHLQLQSKDDPNSWQTSYSPINLLPHLCYSVGPESTRQNIEEHGPLTNNSSNYYTAFIPHLYPNKKHRIWVNGICYASQNNNQIRIFTNTIPFWTTCRGTHLFKIEPGDTYLTVYKRRITECNDRIDALYEISISKVGTNLGHQLVLGNFPVNLTHPRLDPFSKYKVSIADIQDLGNKLFEVIVCTLEAAPDSITRFRFTPTDTTVKLEWEPPIKMNGILRGYEVSIKMVTLLACEEVKKDTPLKDVVIRKSVQKSSVTFEKLHPYVRYNVTVITYTSKPGEPYLDEFETHPTDIPTAKFSNFRFMINFTKLTWSPPEDCTTISGPLRAAVLFFYSSDSMKRVYAIQTEHSTLNLQAINLTAFTNHTVRLYALRSPTSARNPRMYQSLTWMTPATAPPPVTDVTIFDVDPESFTISLRWLPPMPTNGKIELYQVKYLNSQSMAVWNGSVSDKSIMCQLRENFVCAEDIKILFNNSLFKVCAKNEDVEKLGCTQPISLKTINFRNAKPAQPEDILVTPSISGIVNLQWELPKISIKKIKGFEIIYQLSGTKLLKLPSSNDIFGAKLLKRQDRKYELHLLPSSEYKISLFSTDQNVRSEEVEKSFWTRTAIAFADGKELQVSHNGTLINVEIPEIVNITKSTKLEVMVNGPITCDAHSPKNSNGNQTSVMNLIAASYSAGNITDKQLTIGGSKTIENVGSKCDLHYGESYTIVVKIIDESVYYNKSRKIHLIDGEESEAGSNLIWLIILPILVIGIAILFYIWSRRSRITIIRDPIYANML